Genomic DNA from Candidatus Sulfurimonas marisnigri:
CAGATGAGGCTCAACTTGAATACCGGCATTTGCAAAAGATGTGTAGTACTTTGCTAGTTCCAGAGGCGAAAGAGAGATAGTCCCAAGAGAGATAGATAAATCAGGAGGAAGATTTTTAATACCAAATTTTTTAAACTCTCTTAAAAGTTCTCTAAGGCCTATGTCATTTACGAGATTAATAGTAGCCAGATTTCTTGAGTGAACAAGTGCCTCCCTAAGACTAATAAGACCTTTATAGTTCTCCTCATAGTTCTGTGGCTGCCACTTCAACTCTTCACCATTTTTTTCGTATGTGTATGTTCTAGCAATATCAACTAGCTCAGTTGCCCCGGAATAGCCTAAATCAACAGCAACCTGATATATAAATGGTTTAAACGCCGAGCCAGGCTGACGACGACCTTGCGTTGCACGATTGTATGGAGAAGTTTTATAGTCTATACTGCCTACAAGAGCTAATATATCTCCACTTTTAGAATCCAGTGAAACCAGAGCTCCGTTTAACTGAGTTATATTTACGTCAGGAGCAACTTTATAATTTGGATTATTAGATAGTTTTTTTTGTTCCCAAGCCTTGTATTTATCAATTCTTTTTAATGACATATCATAGGCACTTTTAAGCGACTCAATTGCCGCCTTTTGAAGCCGTATATCTATTGTAGTATAAATCTCATAACCGCCTGTTTTTATATCACTTATCCCTAAGTTATATGCCCGTCTTGCCACCTCATCTACTATAAAAGGTGCACGATTTTGTGTCAAAGTGTCATCAAAAACTTCAGGGTTCTCTTCTAATGAACTATTGTAAGTCTCATCATCAATCCATCCAAGAACATGCATTCTGGTTATTACACGATTTGCTCTACCCATAGATATCTCATAATTTTTTGTGGGGGCATAAGCACTTGGTGCCTTTGGAAGACCTACTAAAATTGCCATCTCTTTGAGCGTTAAATCAGCTAAATTTTTGTGAAAATAACCGTCTGCTGCTGTTTTTATACCATAATATCCGTGACCGAAATATATCTCATTTAAATAGCACTCTAGGATTTTCTCTTTGCTTAGATTCATCTCTAGCTTAAGAGAATATATAAGCTCTTTTACTTTTCTTGATAGCTTTTTTTCTCTTGTTAAAAGTTTATTTTTCACTAACTGCTGAGTTATTGTACTCGCTCCC
This window encodes:
- a CDS encoding penicillin-binding protein 1A; translated protein: MKLFKNIFFTLMLLGFLTPFIILGYFLVGQSYDISSIVNYKPDVTTRIYDKNGDKIANIFDKKHRYYASFEEIPPRIIEALTAIEDTTFFEHPGINIDAIFRAIIKDIKAGKMVEGASTITQQLVKNKLLTREKKLSRKVKELIYSLKLEMNLSKEKILECYLNEIYFGHGYYGIKTAADGYFHKNLADLTLKEMAILVGLPKAPSAYAPTKNYEISMGRANRVITRMHVLGWIDDETYNSSLEENPEVFDDTLTQNRAPFIVDEVARRAYNLGISDIKTGGYEIYTTIDIRLQKAAIESLKSAYDMSLKRIDKYKAWEQKKLSNNPNYKVAPDVNITQLNGALVSLDSKSGDILALVGSIDYKTSPYNRATQGRRQPGSAFKPFIYQVAVDLGYSGATELVDIARTYTYEKNGEELKWQPQNYEENYKGLISLREALVHSRNLATINLVNDIGLRELLREFKKFGIKNLPPDLSISLGTISLSPLELAKYYTSFANAGIQVEPHLIRYIDKKSTTIYEKKEQTRFITEPTQAYIITTILKDVIKKGTGRRARSKGIELAGKTGTTNNNMDGWFAGYSPTIETIVWFGNDDNTPMHIKETGGRISGPAFSMFYQHILRLYPQIKRKFEAPEGIIEVDVNGRKEYFSDISKPPRAEAEVKAEEELLF